The stretch of DNA CGATCAGGTGACAAATGGTCTGTTTGTGCGCATGGCCACTTTGTATCTGATGCAACTTGCGAGAGAACAAGCCCTGACTTCTACATAAGTCGAAAAAAGCCAGGTGGCATCGAGAAATGAGCCACGCTGAATAGTGCCATCACTGAATTTTGAGCCTGTTGGTAAGAGATCCCCGGAGTCATTCATGGCCACAATGCTGATTCAAGGGGGCCGCGTGATCGACCCCGCCAATCAACTTGATCAGTTGCTGAATCTTGTGATCGAAGATGGTGTGATTGCAGAAATCACAACCGGGATCCCCAGGACCGATGAAGTCATCATGGCTCAAGGCATGATTGTCTCGCCAGGACTGGTCGACCTGCATGTGGCCTTGAGAGATCCCGGTGGTGAAGAAGACGAGGGAACGGCATCAGGAACAAAAGCCGCCCTGGCTGGTGGTTTTACGACGATTGCGGCCCTTCCCGATACGAACCCGGTCGTTGATAACCGGGCCAGTGCTGAATTTGTCATTCTCCAGGCCGAAAGAGCGGGCTATTGCCGGGTGGTGCCCTTAGGTGCCATTACCCGTAATCATCAAGGAGAAGAACTCGCCGATCTGGGACAACTCGCTGCGGGCGGTGCTGGCGGCTTTACTGACGCCAATCGAGCTGTTCAAAGTGCCGAGATTATGCGACGAGCTCTCGAATATGCCCGCATGTTGAATCGTCCGATCTTTGCTGTCCCCCAGGATGCCACGCTCTCGGCTGGTGGCTTGATGCATGAAGGTTATTACTCCACTGTACTCGGCTTGCGTGGAATTCCTGCCGCCGCCGAAGAGATCATGGTGGGCCGGGATATCGCTTTAGCGGAACTGACCGGCGGACATGTCCATCTCATGAACATCTCGACAAGAAACAGTGTCGAAGAACTCAAACGGGCGAAAGGGATGGGAATTCGCGTCACAGCCGATGTGACACCGCATCATCTGGCAATCACCGATGCTTCACTGGTGACCTACGATACAAATCTGAAGGTTCTTCCTCCACTGCGCAGCCAGGAGCATGTCGATGCGTTAATTGAAGGCTTGCGGGATGGAACCATCGATTCGATCAGTTCCGATCATCGACCGTTTGCTTCTGAGAAGAAGAGTCGCGAGTTCGATCAGGTGCCATTTGGCGTCAGTTCGATCGAGACGGCACTGGCTGTGGTGGCCACTGTTCTGGTGGATGGGGGACTCCTCGACTGGCCCGATCTCTTACGGCTGTTGACTGTGAATCCTGCCAAAATTCTGGGGATTGATGCGGGGACTCTGAATATCGGCCGGCCGGCAGATCTGGCACTGATTGATCCTGCAGCTCACTGGATTGTTGATACCAGACAATTCTTTTCACGAGGTCATAACACTCCTTTTCAGGGAAAAACTCTGAGAAGTCGCGTCATGAAGACCATCGTTGGTGGTGAAGTTCGATTCTCGCGCCAATAATTCATGTGCAGGCTCTAAGTGCATCAATTCAATATGAATTGTGTGCCAGAGAGTTTGTGAGCACGCGGATGATTTGTCATGGCACGATACTACCATCTGATTGATGGCTACAACCTGATGCACGCCGCAGGAATAGCGCGTGTCCGGTATGCCAGAGGCGATCTTGAACGCTGCAGAAACCGCTTGCTGCTCAGGGTGAGCGAACTCCTGACCGAAGACGAACGGCAACGAGCCACCGTTGTATTCGATGCCCGTGAAGCACCGCCGGGAAGCATTCGTCGGCATATTTATCGTGGTATGAATGTCGAATTTGCCGAACCTGGAACCGAAGCCGATGACCATATTGAGATCTTGATCTCCAATCATTCGGCCAGCCGACAACTGTTGCTGGTATCGAGTGATCACCGATTGCAGCGGGCTGTCAAACGACGTCATGGACGCTCGATTGATAGTGAAGAGTTTCTTCGTGTCTATACCCAGCGTGAACTGATGCGCGAGCATGAGCCACATGCGGATGATCAATCACCTCCAGCCACGATCAGCCAGCAGAAGGATCTTGAATTCTGGCTTGATGAGTTTGAAAACGTCGATCCACGGCAGATTCTCCGCGAGTTGCCTAAAGAGATCTCTGAGAGCAGGTTTCTTCCTCCCGAAGAAAAGTCTGGAGCCACTGGAACTGCGACGCCTGCCAATTGCGAAATTGATCCTGCCCACGAACGAACTCGATGGGAGCAGGAAGTCGATGAACTTCAGGATCTGCTCGATGATCCGCAGCGGGTCAAAAACTGGATCGATGATCCCGACTTCAGGCAGCACTAAGTGACCGCGTATTGGATTAATGACAGTTTCGCCAGAGTTTGATCCAGGCTCATTTTCGGCGGCGCTTTGACTTTCTCGATTTATCGCGCGACTTTTCCGGCTGTTCGAGAGGCGTTTTTTCGACTCTCAGCAATAGCATACCGGCAGCAAATCCCCCCAGAGACATGCCTCCCAGGGCAAGCAACATCACTGGGTCATTCAGATAAGTCGAGGCCCATGGCCAGACCCAAGTCCAGTTCCAGGCGATCACAAAAGCCGCCAATCCCAGGCTGGGGCCAAAGGGAATCAGCAAGGTTTTTCCAAAACAGCGGGTAATCCCGGCATGCCCGATGCCGATGACGGGGGAAAGCATCAGTGATAATAGAGTGGCCTGCCACCCTAAAAAACCGCCCACTGCCGCCATCAAAGTGACATCACCAAATCCCAGGGCCTCTGTTCGCAGAGACCAACCAGCTCCCAGTCGTATCAGCCAGATCACACCAGCACCGCAGACGACCCCAGCAAGCCATCGTAATACCGCCCTTCCCTGTTCGCCGAAGAAAGAACTCTGACTTGCTAATGCATCAAATGACACCGAAGTTGAATCGAGAGACGACACTCCCCAGACAGGAACCAGCTCATCCAGGGGGAACAGAAGTGAAAAGACAAGCCCGGCAATCAGTCCCGGCAGAGTAATCAGATCCGGGATAGTCATCGTTGCCAGATCGACACGCATTGCAATCACAATGAGGGTCACAAAGACTATCGCAATCACATCGGCAGGAGTGATTCCCCCGGTCAGGAACCGGTGAACTCTCTCTGAAAGTCCTCTCTTTACATCCGCTTCGAAATCACCGCTTGCGAGTTCAACGCCCTCACGATTCCCATTCCCCTCGACCGCGAACTGCTGGGGAGATCTACTTATGCCTGATCCCCAGGTTTCACTGATACACAACCCGGCAGCACCCACCCAGAAGAGCAACCCCCACAGGAAAGCTGACTGCTTCGAAATCGGTTTCGATAGGGAAATCCCCCATAGAGCCGCTTCTCGTAAAGCAAGTTGGCTGGAAATGAAACTCACCAGAATTGCGACGGGAATGAGTGCCAACGAAGTCATCAAAAGTTTCTCGGTCGATCTGTCGTTAGGTTGTTACTGTCACTCAGGCAGATCAGCTGCCAACTGAACAACACCCTGCGTGGTGCTTCTCCATGACCGAAAGTGTGGCACTCGCTGCCCAAAATCAAAGCAACAGGTTAAACTCATCAAATGTTGGCTTTGTGTTTCGCTGAAAAACCTCAAAAAAATCTCGCTAGAAGGGTTGTCGTGTCGATGATTGCACAAAAAAAGGGCCCATGGTCAGCACGATTAACAATAATCACAATTCTGGCCTTGATGATCGGGGGTTCCCGAAGTGTGCCCGCAAATGATGTCACACCTGCACCAACGACGCAACCATTTGTCGCAGCAGACATTGCGTTTGTGCTGATTGCCACGGCCATGGTCCTGGCCATGGCCATTCCCGGATTGGCTCTCTTTTACGGCGGTCTGGTTCGCCGGAAGAACATCCTCAGCATCATGATGCAATGCGTGAGTCTGACCGGACTGATGTCAGTGATCTGGCTGCTCTATGGCTACAGTCTCGTCTTCGCTCCCGATCTCCCCTACTCGTTGGGATTCGTCGGGGGGTTCGATTTCGTCGCTATGAATGGAGTTCTGCCGACAAATAGTGAATCTGGCCAGACGATTCCTGCCGTCGGAACCATTCCGCGGATGTCTCATTTCATGTTTCAAATGATGTTTTTCATCATTACTCCCACGCTGATTTGTGGTGCTTTTGCCGAAAGATTGCGATTTGCATCGGTCTGCTGGTTCTCGGTGTTATGGGGCACGTTCGTGTATTGCCCGGTTGCCCATTGGATCTGGTCAGATACTGGCTGGTTCAGTGAGTTCAATACTACGAACCCATGGTGCAAAGCTTTCGATTTTGCGGGAGGAACCGTAGTGCATATCACTTCAGGGGTCTCAGCACTCATCTGTGCCATTATTATTGGCAACCGATTAGGGTTTCGTCAGGAACCCATGCCTCCCCACAATCTGACATACACCGCCTTGGGTGCGATGTTGTTATGGCTAGGTTGGTTTGGCTTTAATGCCGGTAGTGCCCTGGCAGCGAATCCCCTTGCTGTTGCAGCATTTACGGCTACTCACATGGCCGCTGCTTCCGGTCTTCTCGGGTGGTCTTTGATGGAGTGGTTGAGCCATGGCCGAGTGACTTTGCTGGGAGCATGCTCAGGTGCTGTCGCTGGATTAGTCGTGATCACTCCGGCCTGTGGTACCTGCTCACCATTAAGTGCATTACTGATGGGGATCATGGGAGGAGCGGTCTGTTACCTCGCCTGTACCCGCCTGAAAAATGCCTTCCAGTACGATGACTCGCTGGACGCTTTCGGAATTCATGGTGTGGGTGGTTTGCTGGGTGCCATTCTGACGGGTGTATTCGCTACTCGCATGATGAAAGGAGGGACTGAACCGCTGGGATTGATTGATGGACATCCCGAGCAGATTCTCTATCAGGTGATCGCGGCCCTGGTTACAGCCCTTTACGCCGCATTCATTTCGGTCATTTTACTGAAAATCATCGATTCCAGCCTGGGATTACGTGTCTCTCAGCAGGCAGAACTCCAGGGGCTGGACATCGCAGAGCACGGCGAGGAAGGCTACATCTTCCACTGAACCTCACCAACACTGAGCCTGACTTGGTACGGTAATCAGTGTCAAAACACGACCTTCTGATTCAGCGGCACGCATTTTTCAGTGCGTAACAACAATCGAGGATTCGAAGTGGATCAATCCACACTCGATCCCTGTCGAAATCCCTCCAGGCAAAAAAGCGATTTTTGTTTGCTCATGCAGTGATCCCAGCAATTCGACAGCCTCATGCTGCCGAATTCGATTGGCTGTTTGCAGATCTCTACGCCCTGATTTCCACGTGAAGGAATGGTCTTGTGAAAAAAATTGAAGCCATCGTTCGCCATTTCAAGGTCGAGGAGATCAAGGAAGCATTGACCGAAGCGGGTGTGAAGGGCATCACCGCCAGTGAAGTTCGTGGCTTCGGGCGACAGAAAGGTCATCGGGAAACGTTTCGTGGAGCGGAATACACCGTCGATTTTCTGCCGAAAGTCAAACTTGAGATCGTGGTTTCGGATGATCAGGAGCCCAAGGTTATCAGTACGATTATTGCTGCAGCACAAACGGGCCAGATTGGCGATGGGAAGATTTTCGTCACAAACATCGACGAAATGATTCGGATTCGCACTGGGGAAATGGGTGACGAGGCGGTCTGATAAGCCTTCAACTGATTCGTTGAGGGTGAAGCCTCTCAGGGCAGCCGGTTGATGCGATGCCCCCTAAATCGCCATCAAGTTCTGCCCTCTTCCAAAATTTGGGGTAAAATCGGGCACAAAACCTGCTGAGTGCTGTGTATAGTCGGCGGGAGTGACGAATCTCGCTGATACCTGCCAGTTTTGCGGACGTTGGCTGCTCACCGCAAAAATGGCTGTCAGTCGCTGAGCAGTCGTCACATTAGGACTTATTGTCCGAAACGCCGGGGCACTCCACCAGTGCGGGTGGATTTGCCGGCTTCCGTTCTTTCAGAGGAAGGCATTGGTCGCATGAAGAAGATTGAAGCAGTGCTGCGTCACTACAAGCTTGAAGACGTCAAGAACGCCCTCACTCAGATCGGAATCCAGGGGATGACCGTGACTGAAGTTCGAGGCTTCGGTCGTCAGCGCGGCCACAAGGAAACTTACCGCGGCGCCGAGTACACCGTCGATTTCCTCCCCAAGGTCAAACTCGAAGTTGTCGTTTCTGACACTGAGGTTGCCAAGGCCATTGAGACCATTACGAATGTGGCTCGAACCGGGCAAATTGGTGATGGAAAAATCTTCGTGACCTCGCTGGCCGAAGTTGTTCGAATTCGTACTGGCGAAACTGGACCGGAAGCGATCTAACCTCCGATCGAGCTATCCGCGATCATGCATTGATCACCGTCAACAGCGGCGAATGATTGGAATTCACAATCATTGCGCCGCTGTTTTCATTGGCTTATCACTCCCCGCCTTCTGGACAGAATCGATTCCAGCGATTCGTCGTCCTTCAATTTCTATTTTTCTCGCATTGAAATCGGCCGATTTCGTCAGATTGATCTTCACTTGTGCTAAATTCCCTATTGTCGAGAATACGTTATGGTTCTTCTGTGACGATTATCAGGCTTTTCCTGAACATCAACTTTGACGAAACAACTGCTGCCACTGACGCTTCATGACTACAGCCTCCTGCAAAACTCTGCCTACTGAGCGTGCACTTCGTCTGCCGGCCGCCCGGCAACGATTGGACGAACTCAGACAGCAGATCTCCCTACGAATCGCCCAACACTCCACGGGCTTGCAGATCACCAGTTGGTTTTCGGAGCAGGTGGATGATCTTCTCAACCAACTCTGGAACGGTATCCTCACAGAATACCCGGCTGAGTTTCGTGCGGAATTATCCTCCGCAATTGCCCTGATTTCTGTAGGAGGAACCGGACGCGGCGATCTGGCCCCCTACTCGGATATCGATTTGCTGATTGTGCATCGGACTGCCGGAGGTGAGAGGTGGCATGAATTTGCCGCACAGTTTGTGAGAGATTGCTGGGATGCCGGACTCAAACTGGGCCACAGCACCCGCTCGATTCCCGATGCCATTCGCATGGCCCGGGACGACACTCAGTTTGCCACCTCACTGCTGGAAGCCCGATTGCTTGTCGGCCACAAACCACTCTTCGATGACCTGATGCGGAAATTCCAATGGAATGTCGTTCGAGGTCGGCTGCACACCATACTCTCGTCATCGATTGCCGAAAGAGACAAAGAACAGGCCACACATGGTGCCACCAACCAGGAACTCGAACCTGATGTGAAACGCTCTCCCGGTGGTCTGAGGGATATCCATCTCATTCGCTGGCTCAGCCAGTTGAGAACTGGTTCAAGTGACCCAGAAGCCTTGCGTCTAGCTGGTTTAATGACGCGAGATGAACTGTTAAGACTCGTGACGGCCTATGACTATCTGCTCTCGATTCGATTGACACTGCATTTAGCTGCCGGACGGGCCAACGATGTCCTCACCCGCAGTGAACAAGTACGAATTGCACAGGATCGCGG from Planctopirus ephydatiae encodes:
- a CDS encoding dihydroorotase → MATMLIQGGRVIDPANQLDQLLNLVIEDGVIAEITTGIPRTDEVIMAQGMIVSPGLVDLHVALRDPGGEEDEGTASGTKAALAGGFTTIAALPDTNPVVDNRASAEFVILQAERAGYCRVVPLGAITRNHQGEELADLGQLAAGGAGGFTDANRAVQSAEIMRRALEYARMLNRPIFAVPQDATLSAGGLMHEGYYSTVLGLRGIPAAAEEIMVGRDIALAELTGGHVHLMNISTRNSVEELKRAKGMGIRVTADVTPHHLAITDASLVTYDTNLKVLPPLRSQEHVDALIEGLRDGTIDSISSDHRPFASEKKSREFDQVPFGVSSIETALAVVATVLVDGGLLDWPDLLRLLTVNPAKILGIDAGTLNIGRPADLALIDPAAHWIVDTRQFFSRGHNTPFQGKTLRSRVMKTIVGGEVRFSRQ
- a CDS encoding NYN domain-containing protein, with the translated sequence MARYYHLIDGYNLMHAAGIARVRYARGDLERCRNRLLLRVSELLTEDERQRATVVFDAREAPPGSIRRHIYRGMNVEFAEPGTEADDHIEILISNHSASRQLLLVSSDHRLQRAVKRRHGRSIDSEEFLRVYTQRELMREHEPHADDQSPPATISQQKDLEFWLDEFENVDPRQILRELPKEISESRFLPPEEKSGATGTATPANCEIDPAHERTRWEQEVDELQDLLDDPQRVKNWIDDPDFRQH
- a CDS encoding prepilin peptidase, with translation MTSLALIPVAILVSFISSQLALREAALWGISLSKPISKQSAFLWGLLFWVGAAGLCISETWGSGISRSPQQFAVEGNGNREGVELASGDFEADVKRGLSERVHRFLTGGITPADVIAIVFVTLIVIAMRVDLATMTIPDLITLPGLIAGLVFSLLFPLDELVPVWGVSSLDSTSVSFDALASQSSFFGEQGRAVLRWLAGVVCGAGVIWLIRLGAGWSLRTEALGFGDVTLMAAVGGFLGWQATLLSLMLSPVIGIGHAGITRCFGKTLLIPFGPSLGLAAFVIAWNWTWVWPWASTYLNDPVMLLALGGMSLGGFAAGMLLLRVEKTPLEQPEKSRDKSRKSKRRRK
- a CDS encoding ammonium transporter, yielding MPANDVTPAPTTQPFVAADIAFVLIATAMVLAMAIPGLALFYGGLVRRKNILSIMMQCVSLTGLMSVIWLLYGYSLVFAPDLPYSLGFVGGFDFVAMNGVLPTNSESGQTIPAVGTIPRMSHFMFQMMFFIITPTLICGAFAERLRFASVCWFSVLWGTFVYCPVAHWIWSDTGWFSEFNTTNPWCKAFDFAGGTVVHITSGVSALICAIIIGNRLGFRQEPMPPHNLTYTALGAMLLWLGWFGFNAGSALAANPLAVAAFTATHMAAASGLLGWSLMEWLSHGRVTLLGACSGAVAGLVVITPACGTCSPLSALLMGIMGGAVCYLACTRLKNAFQYDDSLDAFGIHGVGGLLGAILTGVFATRMMKGGTEPLGLIDGHPEQILYQVIAALVTALYAAFISVILLKIIDSSLGLRVSQQAELQGLDIAEHGEEGYIFH
- a CDS encoding P-II family nitrogen regulator, which gives rise to MKKIEAIVRHFKVEEIKEALTEAGVKGITASEVRGFGRQKGHRETFRGAEYTVDFLPKVKLEIVVSDDQEPKVISTIIAAAQTGQIGDGKIFVTNIDEMIRIRTGEMGDEAV
- a CDS encoding P-II family nitrogen regulator is translated as MKKIEAVLRHYKLEDVKNALTQIGIQGMTVTEVRGFGRQRGHKETYRGAEYTVDFLPKVKLEVVVSDTEVAKAIETITNVARTGQIGDGKIFVTSLAEVVRIRTGETGPEAI